The Megalobrama amblycephala isolate DHTTF-2021 linkage group LG8, ASM1881202v1, whole genome shotgun sequence region TTAAGAACAGAGTTACTTCACAGAGTTTAGTTgggtttttactgttatttttacttttataaatatacaataGGGCGGGAACGAGGGCAGGGTTTGGGTACGTGCACAAAGGCACGGTCACTCGATGGCCTGGCAACGAAGAGAACATCATCTCATCTCACTGTATGttcattatttatttcacaGTTGGCACTCGCTCACATAGTAATTGAACTAAATAACATCCTGGTACCAAATCTATAAATTCAATATGtgctgtaaaaacagtaatatcacGTATGAaacaataatgtcaaaataataGCACTATGTAAAAATTTTGCAACAATGTAGGTATTTCTTCATCTGTGAATATTTAATTAGAAGTGTGGTTTTAGTACAAACAACATATTCTACAACTTTGAAACTTATATTTACATTTCTGATAACCAGAAACATCACAATACAATGGACAGAGTCTAAAATTCTCTGCCTTTCAATTTGGCATGTGTTAATGGGTAATGCAGATGTGCATTTTGTGCAATACATGAGTGGAAAGACtgacaaagacaaaacaaaaaggcTCTGTGGTCATACACTTAGCATGCACAGTTTTTAGCCTAGCCAAACATCCTGTCCTCATGATACCACAGAGGAAAATAAGCAGGAAAGACAGAAAAGGAGGGTAAGGAATGAATAGAGCTGAGGCTTTTGAGATGCATATCTAAAACTCTTATCTCAGGGAGTGTGTGCAAGTAACAGACCATATAATCATGCAGAATTGCTACACACACTCTCCTCTATTTAATTCAAGTCTTTAACTTATGCCTCCACCCAGAGATGATGGtcttgtttcatttttatttacatataaacatactAAATCAGTGACAGGAAGCAAACAGACATAGAAAATGGAGAATATGGAGTAAAAGGGTTCAGGCATGATCACATGAACTCAACAGGTGGGACATGACTGTCTCTGCCAAAGCCATTTTTCAATGCTCTGTAAGAGAGGAAATTCGAATTATGGAGGgtcataaaaatggaaaaaacgaCTGGAACATGCATCTACACATGctaaaaatattgaaacaatATTGCTTTTAAAGAACTGTAAGGTTAGCAAAACACTATCAGACTGTATATAAGTTTACATGATCTTAAAAACCTTGATCTAcatatacactcaaaaaaagttCTTGGCATCTGGTTATATGAAgaacaaaaggttctttattgtggaaaaaggttcttcagaatattaaaatattcttcacactaagaatttttttattattattttaagaactgttcccAAAGGAAAAACCTTtgtaacctttatttttaagagtgtatatgCTTAATTTTCTTCGACAAATacacattattaaaacaaaaaagacagTGTGTGATATAAATGCTAAaggaaacaaaataaatgttacttCTCCACCCTATAAGAAAAGACTTGCCAaaagtttgtgtataaataaatcttaacccataacattttattttactgagCAGTGTACAACAACAGAGGCATGATGGCATGCATGAAAAACAGATCTGTTGACCTTCGAGGGGCAAAACCGTGGCCCACCattgatttccattacagtggCGTGATTAGCCACCAGCTAATTTCCAGCATGTGCTTTGAACAAGCTACTGTATCTTCACAACTGCAAATCCTGACATATGACCTGCAAATTCAGGATATTACCATATTTTACCAATATAGCCCTAATCATTATATATTCACAGTTTGGTTTTCTAATCCAAAATAGCTATTAACTCTGAAATTCAAAATTTGCTTGACAGTTCACTATACACAGACTAAAATACCCATATGTTTCATATCATTCTTACcaaagaaaaatgacaaaaagtccttaagacatttttaattgtaatataatatatataatttatatataatatatataatttatcaaatgtaaatgACTTGgaatgagaaaataaaaaaaagaaataaaaaatactgcTATCTAATTCTTTGCTTTGCTGATTTTAAAAAGGGGGAAAAGACAACATTTCCTGCAAACTAGAGATCACCAAGTTCTTTTTAAGCAAAAGTATTGTAAGGCTATAcacaaactaaaattaacaatttCAAATTTACTGTGGTTTTTGATAATACACTGAGTGATTACCATTTAGTTGAACTACTATTGGTACACTGGAAACAATCAACGCTGTCTACGTAAAGAGAGTTGACGACGAGGCAAGCGGTATTCCTCTTGTCCAGGGCAGAACGGTGTCTCCTTCCCTCGTTCACATGCAGGTGCAGAACTCCCGCTACGTGGACGTGTGCGGTGCTCCGGCCATTTTGTCAGCACAGTCTATAACCAGAGACAGAATATTCAGTGTCATAGCTGGCATAGAGCTGCAAGCAACCAGACAAACGGCATGCATGCCAGGAGGGAAGAAGAACCAATTTTGAAAATCACATGTAAATATATATCTAACCCACTGCTTCAATTTACATGGGGTGTCTGGACTCTGCACACTAATGAGGTTACACTTTGAACCCCACCTGTATGTTGAGGAAGAGGGAGCACATGCAAGATAATGATCAAGCGCTATGGGTGTACTGCACTAATGTTGATGGGATGGATTTGGAGCTGTTAGCAGGCAACAAAGGAGAGAAGTGATGCAGGAAGTGTTTACCTCTTCATGAAAATGATGGCTGCAGTTAAGCTCTTGGATGCCACCCCTTCCATTCCGTAGTTCTTCATGGCAAATAAGACATATGCTATCTGAATCACCCTAAAAATAAAGCAGCCAAAATCATCTAAAGTATAATTATTATAGGGCATTGATGCAGTATAAATGTAGTGTATATTTCAGTATACACTAacacaaccattcaaaagtttggtgttggtaagatttttttttttttttttttttttatgaagttTCTTgtgttcaccaaggctgtaatttttgatcaaaaacacagtaaaaaagagttgtattgtgaaataatgttacaatttaaaataattattttgtatttgaatacattttaaatgtaattatacaGCCATTACCCCAGACTTCATTGTtacatccttcagaaataattataatatgcttattttgtgcttaagaaacatttatgttgaaaacagttttgctgcttaatatttttgtggaaactgtgatactttctttttcaggattctttgatgaataaaaaagttcaaaagatcagcattaatttgaaatagaaatcttttgtaacactataaatgtgtcacatttgatcaatttaatgcaattaaaaaaaatcagtttaaaaaatcgtactgaccctaaactttatTATACACCATACAATAAAGTCTTTAATTTTCGCATACAGCACTACGGAACTTTTTGCCCTTTTATCGCCATCTGTGGTTAAATAGTAAAATTGCATGTCACACAAAGTAGCTATTTTACGTACATTTTGCTTCAGCACGGCTTTTATACACGGATGAATGTAATGGTTTGATGGATCCATTGTTTTCCGGTGATCACCGTCTGAGTGTCATACTGCTGACGGTAAGAAGTTCCATCAAAACGTAtcagaaaaaaagtgtcatCTGAGCATTTAAAGGTATGATAGGGAATTTCAGATAGGCTagcaatagagtacctcagggatgacgtgtttttgtaggccaacccggacaggttccctcgatcgaaagcctattcatttttcccatagacttttggaaaatcgcaaaaaataagctctgtgtttaacaaagggttatgacacttacatgttttgtctatcaagataattttTTActagttaacacaacatttatacattttgaagcctaaataaagtggtaagatataaaaagctaacagtaaactttaaacggactacagcacaccatggtcgcggatctacgtcaccaccaagcttcctcaaactttatttaaaaaacaactttatttaaaaacatgctcaccgattttgatctgcgctgtgtatgaatacttcactttttcatgagaaatgctgtccaaatgtcctgtttgtcatgatgacgtctaaagtccccgccaaaagaagtagtcccttttagcaatttgttagcaaccgccctttttaagacacaataaaggtttaaaaatcacaagccggttataactggtgtgttttatgtcatagatcaaaacgtgatatttagaggctttgttaaccacagaccttatttcaggagatttagcaaaaaaaacattcaaaaaacccattgacttcggGGCGATGGAACCgaaagtcctaaaatgctaactctcttccgggttttgcctttCCTGGCAAAGTCTGCCCTCCGTCGTgattcgagtcaactccaaaccgtactgtgcaatcagatttgtttatttcagtgacgcaaacagtgtcactctagtgcggtgaaagtcccttcaatatcaacaaagattgcgcacaggagacccgagagtttgttctattcagccgtgaattcagttttaaatgaccaaaaacacattaattatttacttttcgctgttgactctcttgtcgctttgctaacgtcatatccacccttctctgattggtttactccgcttcctgtttgctcggatttgctctgccctagaaatcgaattgattcaatggccgaccagactcatctgctggtacagtggtgaggctggattttccaggcaaggttttgcctacaaaaacacgtcatccctgaggtactctatagtTTCGCTTAGCCTGACCTTCAGACTgatggcagaaggtctggactccatTGCAGATTTCATTGGACAAGAACTGCCCAAGAGGacatttgactgacatgtaacgcaaccaatcacagtttgtttcGTTCCACGTCATGTTCAGAGacgtgaaaatgtaaagtccaGCATTCTTCtaataaatgattcattcaagagcgttgtgcaagtttactgcgaCAATGGAGCCgcaaacttcacatacttttgaatatccagcgtttagttgatcctggtaagcgctcattgtcacagttgtaaacaatGGCATTCTTCTTCCACAAGGTGGTTTGGCATTTGTTTCAAGGCAGACcattaaaggggctatatgtagaaatgacacccagtggtcgaaataggtactgcagtccttCAAAGATGCGGGTTGCCAGCTTGAGGACAGGCAATAAGAGAgagcgcaattgacaatgaaagctgaggagaattacacactgtaagctgatgagttgatgatatacaaagttctggcatgaaactctaaaGGCTAATAGGTCATTTAACACAACCTGCTAattatcacatcattatctataggtcacagatgattggttcctgctgtattagtagccaatgagcttgcgtgATTAATCTTTAAATGCATGAGTTAGCATTGCTTAGCAGCGCAGcatgcttcagaaaccctccatcttccccagctccacctgtatagatctgctacagttatttatgtacgctatattgtacagcagcagcatgtcttacttgctcacagcagtgtgtcgtgtatgtattggcagtagcaagtgcCGTACTTGctctacagcagcagcagcagcattaaAGCAGCAGCAACGTAGCAGATCtgttccgccaagaccaaatatatctacattgtcatatccattaccatgcaaacactccgagagttgtcatgacagaactgttTTTGGCTGTCATTCATTGAGATTTTTAGATAgatgcagaggctttttaggtcaggtagaatctgcgGTTCTCTGACcctgtttgtttgctggtttccatggctgcaaaaCGTGGTGTTTTCTGCCAATTGgtaacctgtgatgtcgaaatactattggataaactggcagcacatggtttcgcacagaccaaaacaaagacagacattccgacacggaataCACATTTTAAAGTAGAATGTCTGGTTgcagcattgtttttctgagaaacaaataggtaaacttagcatgtttcctaaatatctgcaaacatattggggtatttttatgctgtattaaagtgaaaatcttacatatagaACTTTAAAGAACGTGAACGCGCAAGCTAGCTTTAAAGCATAAGATCTCATCCTCCCTTCAGAGCGCTCTCCAAAGCTaagcctcctccaaaacacatgaacgtgCACAGACAGAGCATAGTCTGCGAAGCATCATGAGACGCCATTAAATTACCTCATTTCTCAATttaagcacataacattacaactAGAAGCTAAAGTTTGTAAGCTAAAGTTTTGATCTCTGACTTGTATACTACCTTACTGCGGCAGATTAATTTCAGAGATtatagtgttgccatagaaatgcatgggacgtgaacagctctgagtAGAACGTCACGGGCTGTTTTGGTTCAGGAAGAACTGTAAAAGGGGGCTGCTCTTTGTTTGAAACGCCTGGTGACTGTTTGTCTTACGGGTGCTTCTCAGATGGAATGCTGCATCCATGCAGTGAGGCTGTGTCCTAGTCCTTCGGAAGTTGTAGGCTAGTGTTCACCTCAGCATTAAATGCTAGAATGAGATTCTCTAGTCAAGTCTAATAAGTGCGCATACATGGCTTTGTCACACATGTTTCCCCGGCACGAAAATACTATGTGTATGTGACATGCATCATCTGGTCTCTCACTTACCATTGATATCGCCTTCTGGTTGTGGAAACGCAGCCTCTTCTCTAAGCACTCGGAGAGCTCTGGAATGGTGGTGATATGGCATTCAGGTCCCCCCACTTTGGTTCGGCTGTTTTCGTCTGAAGACACACGGCGGGCACGAGGATGAGAATGCGCCTCCTTCTCCTCACGACTCTTTAGGTGGACAGGGAGAGGGGCCATGTTGTTAGCATGGAGATGGCTCAGCTGCATGGCTTCTAGCTGAGACTTTTCAGTATAGAAACCAAGACAGCAAGAGAGGGAGAAAGACCATGACATAGGAATGGGATAGAAAGAAGAGATAAGCTACATATTCAAATAAttagaatttatcttccaatgctaaattaaataatttcatTAATGATTATTGTTTGTTTGCACATTTTAAAGTGGTGCATATTTGATATTGAGCTGAATGACATCATTGGGTTAATAGTCATAATTTCCTGTTGCAAATGAATGAAGTTAGTATTGTAAGGCTCAATATAAACACCCGCACAAGACACTTGTGCAATCATTTTGCAGATAATTGCAGAAAATAGACATAATAGTCTGTAAGCTCTGCCATGGCAAGGGTCAAAATAGGTTAATTATTCTTGAGCAGTTCATAATGACTTGTGTAAGCATTTCACTTGAAGTCAAGCTAATCATAGGAGCTTTACCTATTAACCTTGGGCTGTTTACTGTCATTACTCTCTCTTATGCTGGATTACATGTACACTGGTTACAAATGTTCTCCAACTCATACTGAGATGTATGCATCCCAAAACTAATTTCCTGATGTAATACATAGTTCAAATATGGATATAGCTGCTGCTTGTAGATCAATACACATTTCAAGAAAAATGAACAGAGAACTGCCACATTCTGAGAAAATGATATAAACCTATTTAACATGCCACTATGGAAGCCTAAATTCAaaaattcacataaaaaaaaaaaatctctgaatGCTTATATGTACCACAAATACTTTCTAGGAGGATTCTGGAGCAAAATTACTCTTTAAAATGTCAGTCAGATGCATATAAAATCATGCAAAGCCACTTCAGCTGGTGACTTTTGGAATAGCACTCTGGCCTTTTTACATTgatcacattcagatctgagCATAATGAATAATGTGATCATTTTAGCTACAACGCTAACAGATACCATGACATAAAGCTAGTGAAAAAGCTACATTTATGCAAGAGgcttttcattattttaatgttaattttattttaaagaaaaagctGCTCTTTAGTCAGTATATTCTAAATGTCATCAATTATTAGACAATGTGCAGAAGGTTAACATATATAAATTTTGATCAccattacatttaaattcacaATAACATTTATATAGATGTAAATCAAAGTGATGTCCACTCTTGATTTGGTAAGAAAATTATAAATGGTAGCTAATAACCTGTGctgaaataatatatttaaaaaaaaaataataatacgttttttgttttttttaaaacactttcCCGTCTTTTTGCTATAAACAGTCCTGTTGTACATTATGTACATGTAAGGGGGCTGTGAGGCATGAAAAAGAGGCATGTGGTGCACTGATTTGTGGGGGAAGAGAACAAATTGCTGCTGGGCCTTGCACCACCTCTAATCAGAACACACCTTCCTGTTTTCACAGAGGTTCTCTTCCAAAACCCATTATGCATTATTTTGCCCAGCTTTGTTTTCAAGATCAACTGTGTCTGCATgttaaaaacaatgcaaatcCTGCCATAAGCATTAAACACAAAATAGACCCCCATTTGTCTTCTAGACTAGAATTTTTCAATGCTTAGCTTGCTACCAGAAGCATAAAAGAAATAAGGTGCAAGACTGTgcattacagtgattttaccatGGTAAGGGttgttcttttattattataaatattatttataataataataatataattctaacacacatatatatatatatatgtgtgtgtttatattatattatattatattatattatattatattatattatattatattatattatattatattatattatattatattatattatattatattatacaccttatttttaacataAGAGAAGGCACAGCCATATGTAAATTGAATGTGTCTGGCTTCCTGTCTCATTCATTTCCAGTTACTTTTAGCTGTATAAAACagctgcttgatattgcaaattAGTATTTTTCATCATATGATTCTAATGTATTGTCGTAACTATATAAACACTGGTTTGTAGACCAAAATGTCTTATCAtttttactgcactttgttatATCTTTTTTGATTGTAGTAAAATGCACAGTTTGTTCTGTAGTTACAGTAGTGATTTGTCCAGTGCATTTGAATTGACAAAATTAAAAGTTATCACAACATTCGggaataagtaaaaaaaaacaaaaaaaaaaaaacacacacatgcaaaaaagaaacaaagtatAACAAGTTGAGATTTTTCAGTGGCTAATGAATCGGaagtctcacacattcacaaaatgtatatttccttgttgcaaaataaggtggatattatatttataaaattaaaacaatatttccGCCAAGAGATATAGTTCATGATATGGCTCATTTTACAATGACTTTGATGTCAAACCAGAATTTAAAGTTGAAAATATCCATTTTATACCAGGAAACTCTTaagcccggtttcacagacaaggcttagattaagccaggattagttcaattaggacatttatcttttataaacttgctttagaaaaaagaaaaaaatgtaaaatatttagctatatGTAAAATAGCTATAtaagtttctttcagttaaaacagctcaaacatgcattttagtctgggactaggcttaagccttgtctgtgaaaccagccATTAATGTATAATCCAATCTGGGTTTTGTTTAGTAATGTACATTCATATGATTCATCTCTGATCATTCACATTCCTCTAACATCATTCCACATGAGTGATCACTACCTTACCATGCTGGGCAAAGAGGCACGGCGGTCAGCTTTATTGCGGGAGGGCCTCCTGAAACTCCTCTTCCTTTCTTTAGAGATCTCGTCCCCGTGCCCCCAGTAACTGCTCATCCACTTAGTGAAGTTCCCATCATCGTCCTCCTCATTGTCCATAAGAATCGCGGGAAGCAGTCGAAGAGACAGCTTGGGAGCTAGTGTGTGGAGCTCTCCGTGAGGCTCCTTTCTTCTGGAAAGAAACGAAGCAGGGTGCAGTCGGCGTAAGATGATCCAGCTGGGTCAGACGGGGCTGCAGCTGCTGCTGATGTTGTCCTGGAGCTTCTCGGGAACTCTTTAGTTGAAGGCAATGTGAGGTCCAGACTCTAGACTGTGGACGATAGGCTGGGCTTGGCTTTGTGGTAGGTTATAATTAGATTCCTCCAGTTAGGTGCTCACAATGAGTGGGTGTAATTGCTCTAAGCCGACCCAAAAATGTGCATGCACAGCTTTTGTCGAAGTCTTTAAATAAGTGAACCCTCTGTAATCTATTTAACATGAGAGAGGGAGGGGACTATAGTATACGGGCGGGAGAGAGGTATAGGAGGGAGAGGGCGAGCTAGAtagacagaaacagaaaaagagagagagaggatgtttttttttttttggggttgGTGCTCTGCTTTTAATCTTTCCATTACAGAGTGATGGGCCTGAGGGTGGGAGTTAGTCACACACACTCTGTGCAACTCCAATTCTCCCATACTTTCCACTCACTGAGCACATCAAACCTGTCAATAATTATGGACTGCAGCAGGCGCGAACCAGCATGTGTTATGAGAGTCGGTGGAATCACGTATTTATGCTTCAGTACTGTCTGACAAAGAGTAAAGTAAGATTACCAATCGATGCAGATGGCATCCACCGAGTGCAATGGCTAGACTTTGTTCTGATCATGACAAATGCTTTGTAGTATAACTATAAGGGAAGTATTATGATAAGGGCATTTTTGTGTaga contains the following coding sequences:
- the lnp1 gene encoding leukemia NUP98 fusion partner 1 isoform X2 — encoded protein: MDNEEDDDGNFTKWMSSYWGHGDEISKERKRSFRRPSRNKADRRASLPSMSREEKEAHSHPRARRVSSDENSRTKVGGPECHITTIPELSECLEKRLRFHNQKAISMGDSDSICLICHEELRNGRGGIQELNCSHHFHEETVLTKWPEHRTRPRSGSSAPACERGKETPFCPGQEEYRLPRRQLSLRRQR
- the lnp1 gene encoding leukemia NUP98 fusion partner 1 isoform X1, which gives rise to MDNEEDDDGNFTKWMSSYWGHGDEISKERKRSFRRPSRNKADRRASLPSMSQLEAMQLSHLHANNMAPLPVHLKSREEKEAHSHPRARRVSSDENSRTKVGGPECHITTIPELSECLEKRLRFHNQKAISMGDSDSICLICHEELRNGRGGIQELNCSHHFHEETVLTKWPEHRTRPRSGSSAPACERGKETPFCPGQEEYRLPRRQLSLRRQR
- the lnp1 gene encoding leukemia NUP98 fusion partner 1 isoform X3 — translated: MDNEEDDDGNFTKWMSSYWGHGDEISKERKRSFRRPSRNKADRRASLPSMSQLEAMQLSHLHANNMAPLPVHLKSREEKEAHSHPRARRVSSDENSRTKVGGPECHITTIPELSECLEKRLRFHNQKAISMTVLTKWPEHRTRPRSGSSAPACERGKETPFCPGQEEYRLPRRQLSLRRQR